In a single window of the Serratia quinivorans genome:
- a CDS encoding Probable ABC transporter-binding protein DR_1438 precursor, with protein MRRLIPSMVAAALALSAGQAQADTLRMQCAPSKEGRQYCNEIKQRFEAQTGHSLEFIDLPPASDEKLSLFQQLFAAKDASAIDLFQADTVWIGVLNKHLLDLTDSVSDIQPDFFPAAWQNNVVNGRVKAVPAYLDSGALYYRKDLLEKYGEQPPVTWADLTRIATRIQQGERAAGHKNFWGLVFQGKSYEGLTCNALEWVASQNGGSFINAKGNITINNSQAAQALDMAAGWIGKITPRGTLGYMEEESRAVFQNGDAMFMRNWPYAYVLAQDNSSAIRGKVGVMPLPKGADGRSVSALGGWQWAINGYTKNPQAAIALLKIVSDAESQKRALALLGQAPSRTALYDDPQVLAQAPYLADFKGIFAQAMPRPATQTKRQYAQVSRAIYNATFNVLRGDGDGVTAVADLQQRLERIKARGWR; from the coding sequence ATGAGAAGATTGATACCGAGTATGGTTGCTGCCGCACTGGCGTTGTCAGCGGGTCAGGCGCAGGCCGACACGCTGCGCATGCAGTGCGCACCCAGCAAAGAGGGGCGTCAGTACTGCAATGAGATCAAGCAGCGCTTCGAGGCCCAGACTGGCCATAGCCTGGAGTTTATCGATCTGCCTCCTGCTTCTGATGAAAAACTGTCGCTGTTCCAGCAACTGTTTGCGGCCAAAGACGCCAGCGCCATCGATCTGTTCCAGGCCGATACCGTGTGGATCGGCGTACTGAACAAGCACCTGCTGGATTTGACCGACAGCGTGAGCGACATCCAACCGGATTTTTTCCCTGCCGCCTGGCAAAACAACGTGGTTAACGGCCGGGTCAAAGCGGTACCGGCCTATCTGGACAGCGGCGCGCTCTACTACCGTAAGGATCTGCTGGAAAAATACGGCGAACAGCCGCCGGTAACCTGGGCCGATCTGACCCGCATCGCCACCCGCATTCAGCAGGGTGAACGTGCCGCCGGTCATAAGAACTTCTGGGGGTTGGTATTCCAGGGAAAATCTTATGAAGGGCTGACCTGCAACGCACTCGAATGGGTGGCTTCACAGAACGGCGGCAGTTTTATCAACGCCAAAGGCAATATCACCATCAACAACTCACAGGCGGCGCAGGCGCTGGATATGGCCGCCGGCTGGATCGGCAAGATTACCCCCAGAGGAACTCTTGGCTACATGGAGGAGGAGTCGCGGGCGGTATTCCAGAACGGAGATGCCATGTTTATGCGCAACTGGCCATACGCCTACGTGCTGGCACAGGACAACAGCAGTGCGATCCGCGGCAAGGTGGGCGTGATGCCGCTGCCGAAAGGCGCCGATGGCCGTTCAGTCAGTGCGTTGGGCGGTTGGCAGTGGGCGATCAACGGTTATACCAAAAACCCTCAGGCGGCGATCGCGCTGCTGAAAATCGTCAGCGATGCCGAATCGCAAAAAAGGGCGCTGGCGCTGTTGGGCCAGGCACCTTCCCGAACGGCGCTATACGACGATCCGCAGGTACTGGCACAGGCGCCTTATCTGGCGGACTTCAAGGGCATTTTCGCCCAGGCGATGCCGCGCCCGGCAACCCAAACCAAAAGGCAGTATGCGCAGGTCTCCCGGGCTATCTACAACGCCACCTTTAACGTGCTGCGCGGTGATGGTGACGGTGTCACGGCAGTGGCGGATTTACAGCAAAGACTGGAACGGATTAAAGCCAGAGGATGGCGCTGA
- the ycjO_2 gene encoding Inner membrane ABC transporter permease protein ycjO, whose protein sequence is MKRDTHALSLTATPAPAQARSVRRSKLNHQQRRSRIAWLLVAPAMLLLAAVAGWPLLRTLFYSFTDAMLDAPDDYRFVGFANYLDLTTDGHHYGVLADPLWWLAVGNTLRFSLLSVSLELVFGMLLALLMNQKFRWQGLVRTAILVPWAIPTIVSAKMWGWMFHDQYGVVNDLLLKSGVIATPLAWVAEPGLSMWAVVIADVWKTTPFMALMLLAALQLIPGDLYEAARVDGANAWQRFRRITLPLIMPAMIVALIFRVMDALRVFDLIYVLTSNSEATVSVSGYARDRMVSYQEMGSGSAASVLVFMMVAGIAACFLTLGRLNDKEKRA, encoded by the coding sequence ATGAAACGCGATACTCACGCTTTATCCCTGACGGCCACGCCAGCTCCTGCCCAAGCGCGGTCGGTCAGGCGCAGCAAGCTTAATCACCAACAGCGTCGCAGCCGTATCGCCTGGCTGCTGGTGGCACCGGCCATGCTGTTGTTGGCGGCGGTGGCGGGTTGGCCACTGCTGCGCACCCTGTTTTACAGCTTCACCGACGCCATGCTGGACGCGCCGGACGACTATCGCTTTGTCGGTTTCGCCAACTACCTTGACCTGACTACGGACGGCCACCATTACGGCGTGCTGGCGGATCCGCTGTGGTGGCTGGCGGTGGGCAACACCTTGCGCTTTAGCCTGTTATCCGTCTCGCTGGAGCTGGTGTTTGGCATGCTGCTGGCGTTGCTGATGAATCAGAAATTCCGTTGGCAGGGGCTGGTCCGTACCGCCATTTTGGTGCCCTGGGCCATTCCGACCATTGTTTCCGCCAAAATGTGGGGCTGGATGTTTCATGACCAGTATGGAGTGGTCAACGACCTGCTGCTCAAAAGCGGCGTCATCGCCACGCCGTTGGCCTGGGTGGCGGAACCGGGGCTGTCGATGTGGGCGGTGGTGATTGCCGACGTCTGGAAAACCACGCCGTTTATGGCCTTGATGTTGCTGGCTGCGCTGCAACTGATCCCTGGTGATTTGTATGAGGCCGCGCGGGTCGATGGTGCCAACGCCTGGCAGCGCTTTCGCCGCATTACCTTGCCGTTGATTATGCCGGCGATGATTGTTGCGCTGATTTTCCGGGTGATGGATGCGTTGCGGGTGTTTGATCTGATTTATGTGCTGACCTCGAATAGCGAGGCTACGGTGTCGGTATCCGGTTATGCCCGCGACCGCATGGTTAGCTATCAGGAGATGGGTTCTGGCTCGGCCGCTTCGGTGCTGGTGTTTATGATGGTGGCAGGTATCGCCGCCTGTTTCCTCACGCTGGGTCGCCTGAATGATAAGGAGAAACGCGCATGA
- the ycjP_4 gene encoding Inner membrane ABC transporter permease protein ycjP, with protein MKLSRQQQKYGHKALIFAAAALASLICLFPFYYALITSLRSGQDLFQVAYLPSNLHWGNYLTALLENGIARSLLNSIAVATLTVGICLLVSITAAFALARIRFRGRKYLLFTILCVSMFPQVAVLSGMFELVRFMGLYDSLGALVLSYTTFSLPFTVWVLTTFMKAIPAELEEAAIVDGAGTWTIISRIFAPIMGPSLVTTGLLAFIGAWNEFMFALTFVISSGKRTVPVAIGMLQGASQFELPWGAIMAASVIVTLPIIALVLIFQRRIVSGLTNGAVKG; from the coding sequence ATGAAACTGAGTCGCCAACAGCAAAAGTACGGCCACAAGGCGCTGATATTTGCCGCTGCCGCATTGGCCAGCCTGATTTGCCTGTTTCCGTTCTATTACGCGCTGATCACCTCATTGCGTTCGGGGCAGGATTTGTTCCAGGTCGCCTATCTGCCGAGCAACCTGCACTGGGGCAATTACCTGACGGCGTTGCTGGAAAACGGCATCGCCCGCAGCCTGCTCAATTCCATCGCCGTGGCGACGCTAACGGTGGGCATCTGCTTGCTGGTATCAATTACCGCCGCATTTGCCCTGGCGCGTATCCGTTTTCGCGGCCGCAAGTATCTGCTGTTCACCATTCTTTGCGTGTCGATGTTTCCGCAGGTGGCAGTGCTGTCCGGCATGTTCGAACTGGTGCGCTTTATGGGGCTGTATGACTCTCTGGGCGCGCTGGTGCTGTCCTATACCACCTTTTCACTGCCGTTTACCGTCTGGGTGCTGACCACCTTTATGAAGGCGATCCCGGCGGAACTGGAGGAGGCGGCGATCGTCGACGGTGCCGGTACCTGGACCATCATCAGCCGTATTTTTGCGCCGATTATGGGCCCGTCGCTGGTGACTACCGGGCTGCTGGCATTTATTGGTGCCTGGAATGAATTCATGTTCGCGCTGACCTTTGTCATCTCCAGCGGCAAACGCACCGTGCCGGTAGCGATTGGCATGCTGCAGGGCGCCTCTCAGTTCGAACTTCCCTGGGGCGCCATCATGGCGGCCTCGGTCATCGTCACACTGCCGATCATCGCACTGGTTCTGATTTTCCAGCGCCGTATCGTCAGCGGATTAACCAACGGCGCAGTAAAAGGCTGA
- the palH_1 gene encoding Alpha-glucosidase, protein MATKIVLVGAGSAQFGYGTLGDIFQSKTLYGSEIVLHDINPAALAVTEKTAREFLAAEDLPFTVSATTDRKTALRGAEFVIISIEVGDRFALWDLDWQIPQQYGIGQVYGENGGPGGLFHSLRIIPPILDICADVRRHLPKCLDI, encoded by the coding sequence ATGGCTACAAAAATCGTTTTAGTGGGTGCGGGCAGCGCGCAATTCGGCTACGGCACGCTGGGGGATATCTTCCAGAGCAAAACGTTGTACGGCAGCGAAATTGTGCTGCATGACATTAACCCGGCCGCTCTGGCGGTGACCGAGAAAACCGCCAGGGAATTTTTGGCGGCGGAAGATTTACCCTTTACCGTCAGTGCCACCACCGATCGTAAAACCGCGCTGCGCGGGGCGGAGTTTGTGATTATCTCCATTGAGGTGGGCGACCGCTTTGCGCTGTGGGATCTGGACTGGCAAATCCCGCAGCAATACGGCATTGGGCAGGTGTATGGCGAAAACGGTGGCCCCGGCGGGCTATTCCACTCGCTGCGGATTATTCCGCCGATCCTCGACATCTGCGCCGACGTCCGCCGACATCTGCCCAAATGCCTGGATATTTAA
- the palH_2 gene encoding Alpha-glucosidase, which produces MSRICTTVHRRFPQLNFVGMCHEIASLERYLPEMLGTSFENLNLRAAGLNHFSVLLEASYKDSGKDAYADVRAKAPDYFSRLPGYSDILAYTRTHGKLVQTEGSTERDALGGKDSAYPWADRTLFKEILEKFHHLPITGDSHFGEYIRWASEVSDHRGILDFYTFYRNYLGHVQPKIELKLKERVVPIMEGILTDSGYEESAVNIPNLGFIKQLPEFIAVEVPAIIDRKGVHGIKVNMPAGIGGLLSNQIAIHDLTADAVIEGSRDLVIQALLVDSVNDKCRAIPELVDVMISRQGPWLDYLK; this is translated from the coding sequence ATGAGCCGTATCTGCACCACCGTGCATCGTCGCTTCCCGCAGCTCAATTTTGTCGGCATGTGCCACGAAATTGCCTCGCTGGAGCGCTATCTGCCGGAAATGCTCGGCACTTCGTTTGAAAACCTCAACCTGCGGGCCGCCGGGCTTAACCACTTTAGCGTACTGCTGGAAGCCAGCTACAAAGACAGCGGTAAGGACGCTTATGCCGATGTGCGTGCCAAGGCACCGGATTATTTTTCCCGCCTGCCGGGCTACAGTGACATTCTGGCTTACACCCGTACCCACGGCAAACTGGTACAGACCGAGGGCAGCACCGAGCGCGATGCGCTGGGCGGCAAAGACAGTGCCTATCCCTGGGCCGACCGCACGCTGTTTAAAGAAATCCTGGAAAAATTCCACCACTTGCCGATCACCGGCGACAGTCATTTTGGCGAATACATCCGCTGGGCCAGTGAGGTCAGCGATCATCGCGGCATCCTCGATTTCTACACCTTCTATCGCAATTACCTCGGCCATGTGCAGCCGAAAATAGAACTGAAGCTGAAAGAGCGCGTGGTGCCGATCATGGAAGGGATCCTGACCGATTCCGGCTATGAAGAGTCGGCGGTCAATATCCCGAACCTGGGGTTTATCAAACAATTGCCGGAATTTATTGCGGTTGAAGTGCCGGCCATTATCGATCGCAAGGGCGTGCATGGCATCAAGGTCAATATGCCGGCCGGCATCGGTGGCTTGCTCAGCAATCAGATTGCCATTCACGATCTGACCGCCGACGCGGTCATTGAAGGCTCGCGTGACCTGGTGATCCAGGCGCTGTTGGTCGATTCGGTCAACGACAAGTGCCGGGCGATCCCCGAACTGGTGGACGTGATGATTTCACGCCAGGGGCCGTGGCTCGATTACCTTAAATAA
- the malK_2 gene encoding Maltose/maltodextrin import ATP-binding protein MalK gives MAQLTLEKLQKRYGANAEVIKSLDLQINSGEFVVIVGPSGCGKSTLLRMIAGLEEISSGGMYIDGNYVNDDTPAERGIGMVFQSYALYPHMSVYKNMAFALELAGHSAAEIDNRVRESARILQLEPLLERRPKDLSGGQRQRVAIGRAIVREPKLFLFDEPLSNLDASLRVQMRMEVASLHKRLKSTIIYVTHDQVEAMTLADRIVVLNQGQVEQVGTPLELYDQPANEFVAQFIGSPKMNLIPAILRRAGERQSVVELDNGKALVLPIATPAGAEGQSVNVGIRPEHIRGGELAQCEFQGEVMFVEHMGNETYLYLDNGNACEPWVLRNPERSTIQAGDTVGVRLPVECCYLFDSQGQAFQRILASEQAH, from the coding sequence ATGGCGCAATTAACGCTGGAAAAACTGCAAAAACGCTACGGGGCGAACGCCGAGGTGATCAAATCGCTGGATCTGCAGATCAATAGCGGAGAGTTTGTGGTGATCGTCGGGCCTTCCGGCTGTGGCAAATCTACCCTGTTGCGGATGATTGCCGGGCTGGAGGAGATCAGCAGCGGTGGCATGTATATCGATGGCAACTATGTCAATGACGATACGCCCGCCGAACGTGGCATCGGCATGGTGTTTCAGTCTTACGCACTTTACCCGCACATGAGCGTGTATAAAAACATGGCGTTTGCGCTGGAGTTGGCGGGGCATTCGGCGGCGGAAATCGACAATCGGGTGCGTGAGAGTGCGCGTATCTTGCAGCTTGAGCCATTGCTGGAACGTCGGCCGAAGGATCTTTCCGGTGGTCAGCGGCAACGGGTGGCGATTGGCCGCGCCATCGTGCGCGAACCCAAGCTGTTTCTGTTCGATGAACCACTTTCCAACCTCGACGCGTCGCTGCGGGTACAGATGCGTATGGAGGTGGCATCGCTGCATAAGCGGCTGAAGTCGACCATTATTTATGTCACCCACGATCAGGTGGAAGCCATGACGCTGGCCGACCGCATTGTGGTGCTCAACCAGGGGCAGGTTGAACAGGTGGGGACGCCGCTGGAACTGTATGACCAGCCGGCCAATGAATTTGTCGCGCAGTTCATCGGTTCGCCAAAAATGAACCTGATCCCGGCCATTTTACGGCGTGCCGGTGAACGCCAAAGCGTGGTGGAACTGGACAACGGCAAGGCGCTGGTACTGCCGATCGCCACGCCAGCCGGAGCGGAAGGCCAGAGCGTTAACGTCGGCATTCGGCCGGAGCATATTCGCGGCGGTGAACTGGCCCAGTGCGAGTTTCAGGGAGAGGTGATGTTCGTTGAACATATGGGCAATGAAACCTATCTCTATCTGGATAATGGCAACGCTTGCGAGCCCTGGGTACTGCGTAACCCCGAGCGTTCGACCATTCAGGCCGGTGATACGGTGGGTGTGCGTCTGCCGGTGGAGTGCTGTTATTTGTTTGACTCTCAGGGCCAGGCATTCCAGCGCATTCTGGCGTCGGAACAGGCGCATTAA
- the malL_2 gene encoding Oligo-1,6-glucosidase, translating to MSSGQTVRWWKQAVVYQIYPRSFMDSNGDGIGDLNGITDKLDYLQWLGIDVIWICPMYRSPNDDNGYDISDYQAIMTEFGTMADFDRLLAEVHARGMRLILDLVVNHTSDEHPWFIESRSSQSSAKRDWYIWRDGKNGAEPNNWESIFNGSAWKYDPGSEQYFLHLFSERQPDLNWENPQVRTALYDMMRWWLDKGIDGFRIDAICHMKKQPGLTDMPNPQGLRYVPSFERHLNYDGLLDYVDDLCEQVFNRYDIMTVGEMNGASAQQGEDWVGEQHGRLNMIFQFEHVKLWETSHQQSPDAGLDVMGLKDIFTRWQTLLEGKGWNALYVENHDIPRVVSKWGDDKQYWRESATAIAAMYFLMQGTPFIYQGQELGMTNTRFTSLADFNDIAARNRFAKLQEQGMDEAQILAFLGRSGRDNSRTPNAVGRRASCWLQYRYAVVRIECQL from the coding sequence ATGAGCAGTGGGCAAACCGTGCGTTGGTGGAAACAGGCGGTGGTTTATCAGATCTATCCGCGCAGCTTTATGGATTCTAACGGCGATGGCATTGGCGATCTGAATGGCATCACCGACAAGCTGGACTATTTGCAGTGGCTGGGCATTGACGTGATTTGGATCTGCCCGATGTACCGCTCGCCGAACGACGACAATGGTTACGATATCAGTGATTATCAGGCCATTATGACGGAGTTCGGCACCATGGCGGACTTTGACCGTTTGTTGGCCGAAGTGCATGCCCGCGGCATGCGTTTGATACTGGATTTGGTGGTCAACCACACTTCGGATGAGCATCCGTGGTTTATTGAATCCCGGTCATCTCAATCGAGTGCCAAACGCGACTGGTATATCTGGCGAGACGGCAAAAACGGCGCGGAACCCAACAACTGGGAAAGCATCTTCAACGGTTCCGCCTGGAAATATGACCCCGGCAGCGAACAATACTTTCTGCACCTGTTCTCTGAACGTCAACCGGATCTGAACTGGGAGAATCCGCAGGTGCGTACGGCGCTGTATGACATGATGCGCTGGTGGCTGGACAAGGGCATTGACGGCTTCCGCATCGACGCTATCTGCCATATGAAAAAACAGCCGGGGCTGACCGATATGCCCAACCCGCAGGGACTGCGTTATGTGCCGTCGTTCGAACGGCATCTTAACTACGACGGCCTGCTGGACTATGTCGATGACCTGTGCGAGCAGGTATTTAACCGCTACGACATCATGACGGTGGGCGAAATGAACGGGGCCTCGGCACAGCAGGGCGAGGACTGGGTGGGGGAACAGCACGGCCGCCTGAATATGATCTTCCAGTTTGAACACGTCAAACTGTGGGAAACCAGCCATCAGCAGTCACCGGACGCTGGGCTCGATGTGATGGGTCTGAAAGATATCTTTACCCGCTGGCAGACATTGCTGGAAGGGAAAGGCTGGAACGCGTTGTACGTCGAAAATCATGATATTCCGCGCGTGGTCTCTAAATGGGGTGACGATAAGCAGTATTGGCGTGAAAGTGCTACCGCCATCGCCGCCATGTATTTCCTGATGCAGGGAACACCGTTTATTTATCAGGGCCAGGAACTGGGGATGACCAATACCCGCTTCACGAGTCTGGCCGATTTTAACGATATTGCCGCCAGAAACCGCTTTGCCAAACTGCAGGAGCAGGGCATGGATGAAGCTCAGATCCTGGCGTTTCTCGGTCGTAGTGGGCGCGATAATTCACGAACCCCCAATGCAGTGGGACGACGGGCCTCATGCTGGCTTCAGTACCGTTACGCCGTGGTTCGCATTGAATGCCAACTTTGA
- the iucD_3 gene encoding L-lysine 6-monooxygenase, with amino-acid sequence MNPCLDFIGIGIGPSNLSIAALGSEIEGFNCKFLERKSQFSWHPGMILAECSMQTSFLKDLVTAVSPTNPFSFLNYLVKRKKFYRFLTTEQRTVSREEFADYLNWAATGLDSLVFNQDVQRVEFDSQQRQYVVTTQNQVFYAKHVCVGIGKKVKLPDCVTEQNAQCFHASEMMFRQPNLSGKRVAIVGGGQKRSRSVP; translated from the coding sequence ATGAACCCGTGTTTGGACTTTATCGGTATTGGCATCGGTCCGTCCAACCTCAGTATTGCTGCCCTTGGCAGCGAAATCGAAGGTTTTAATTGCAAATTCCTCGAGCGCAAATCGCAGTTTTCCTGGCATCCAGGCATGATCCTGGCGGAATGCAGTATGCAGACCAGTTTTTTGAAGGATTTGGTGACCGCCGTCTCGCCAACCAACCCTTTTAGCTTCCTCAACTATCTGGTGAAAAGGAAAAAATTCTACCGTTTCCTGACAACGGAACAACGCACGGTGTCACGTGAAGAGTTTGCCGATTATCTCAACTGGGCTGCCACGGGGCTGGATTCGCTGGTTTTCAACCAGGACGTTCAGCGCGTGGAGTTTGATAGCCAACAGCGGCAGTATGTTGTCACCACCCAGAATCAGGTGTTTTACGCTAAACATGTCTGCGTGGGCATTGGCAAGAAAGTCAAACTGCCGGACTGCGTGACCGAACAAAATGCTCAATGTTTTCACGCCAGCGAAATGATGTTTCGCCAGCCAAACCTTAGCGGGAAACGGGTGGCCATTGTGGGCGGGGGGCAAAAGCGGAGCCGATCTGTTCCTTAA
- the iucD_4 gene encoding L-lysine 6-monooxygenase produces MWAGGKSGADLFLNIFQGEWGQPEQLSWISRRNNYNALDEAAFANEYFTPDYVDDFYTLSNTAKQQMLREQKMTSDGITSESLLAIYRAMYHRFDVLQEKRWVRLLPSRSVTALNAQDNFYRLETQHHLDQGRETLDADVVIFATGYEQAQPAFLASLADRMLTDADGQYRIASDFTLEREGEHENALFAVNASMGHHGIADPQLSLVAWRSARILNRVLGENKFDLSTAPAMIQWRSEQ; encoded by the coding sequence TTGTGGGCGGGGGGCAAAAGCGGAGCCGATCTGTTCCTTAATATTTTTCAGGGCGAGTGGGGCCAGCCAGAGCAACTGAGTTGGATCTCCCGGCGTAACAACTACAACGCTCTTGATGAAGCGGCATTTGCTAACGAGTATTTTACGCCCGATTATGTCGACGACTTCTACACGCTCAGCAACACCGCCAAACAGCAGATGCTGCGCGAACAAAAAATGACCTCCGATGGCATCACCAGTGAGTCTCTTTTGGCTATTTATCGCGCCATGTATCACCGTTTCGATGTTCTGCAAGAAAAACGCTGGGTACGCCTGCTACCCAGCCGCTCAGTGACGGCCCTTAATGCCCAGGATAATTTTTATCGGTTGGAGACGCAGCATCATCTTGACCAGGGGCGCGAGACCCTGGATGCCGATGTGGTTATCTTTGCTACCGGTTATGAACAGGCTCAACCGGCTTTTCTTGCCTCCCTGGCGGACCGGATGTTAACCGATGCCGATGGGCAATATCGTATTGCCTCTGATTTTACTCTGGAGCGTGAGGGGGAGCATGAGAATGCTCTGTTTGCCGTCAATGCCAGCATGGGCCACCACGGGATTGCCGATCCTCAGCTCAGTCTGGTGGCCTGGCGATCGGCCCGTATCCTCAATCGGGTGCTGGGCGAGAATAAATTTGATCTGAGTACCGCGCCGGCGATGATTCAATGGCGCAGTGAGCAATAA
- the ycdT_2 gene encoding Probable diguanylate cyclase YcdT, protein MAAIMQVEFYPYSSQASGSKMHTTELPDATKLRLALIVFLLVFCTCILGIESRPIGLLALFWPTNAVLLAVLVRYPAMGSPVGWLMAMSGYLAADLITGSPLGKAILLNGANIAGVAVGFYLFMRLSPQVRTLERTSSSIYLFAICLASATATALLGAGASVLLFGRQYLPSLALWLSSEFTNYITLMPFILAFPRDWKGYLRSIFQAVTLRSQWPNTVRKIAVLLLLLLACFGSILIGGPGAVIFPMPILLWLAMSFSLFSTMIAVLVYVLWCHLAIDLGLITTNLDMKMLQNTVSMRLGVALLALGPIAVASMNFARNALLQRLEHVANHDALTHVLTRSAFMQRGTRLVSQKGERICIMMLDIDYFKSINDRFGHAGGDAALLSFTRAITGDLRDNDLFGRMGGEEFAIVAPIAQQQDALSLAERLRHRVEIESINMPAGAALQITVSIGMVTCIGGSGQNLDNLLKIADLAVYKAKNSGRNRVATPELLPHHSTEI, encoded by the coding sequence ATGGCCGCCATCATGCAGGTCGAATTTTATCCGTATTCTTCGCAAGCTTCTGGAAGCAAGATGCACACCACTGAGTTACCCGACGCCACTAAATTGCGCCTCGCGCTAATCGTCTTTTTGCTGGTGTTCTGCACCTGCATTTTGGGTATTGAAAGTCGTCCCATCGGTCTGTTAGCGCTATTTTGGCCAACCAATGCGGTACTTTTGGCCGTGCTGGTACGCTACCCGGCCATGGGCAGTCCTGTTGGCTGGTTGATGGCGATGTCAGGCTATTTGGCTGCGGATCTGATCACCGGCAGCCCGCTGGGCAAAGCCATATTGCTCAATGGTGCCAATATTGCCGGCGTGGCGGTCGGGTTTTATCTGTTTATGCGTTTATCGCCGCAGGTCAGAACCCTGGAACGCACCTCATCGAGCATTTATCTGTTCGCTATCTGTCTGGCGAGCGCGACAGCTACGGCGTTACTTGGTGCCGGGGCTTCGGTGCTGCTGTTTGGCCGCCAGTATCTGCCTTCATTGGCGTTGTGGCTGTCTTCGGAATTTACCAACTACATCACGCTGATGCCGTTTATTCTGGCTTTTCCGCGGGACTGGAAAGGTTATCTTCGCAGCATTTTCCAGGCCGTGACCCTACGCAGCCAGTGGCCCAATACCGTCAGAAAAATCGCGGTGTTACTTCTGCTGCTGTTGGCCTGCTTCGGTAGCATCCTGATTGGTGGCCCCGGAGCGGTGATTTTCCCGATGCCGATCCTGCTATGGTTGGCGATGTCGTTCTCGCTGTTCAGCACAATGATCGCGGTATTGGTTTATGTGTTGTGGTGCCACCTGGCGATAGATCTGGGCCTGATTACCACTAACCTTGATATGAAAATGCTGCAAAACACGGTGTCGATGCGACTTGGCGTGGCGTTACTGGCGCTGGGACCTATTGCCGTGGCCAGCATGAATTTTGCTCGCAATGCACTGCTGCAAAGGCTTGAGCACGTGGCGAATCATGATGCTCTGACCCATGTATTGACCCGCAGCGCTTTTATGCAGCGCGGAACACGGCTGGTCAGCCAAAAGGGCGAGCGGATCTGCATCATGATGCTGGATATCGACTACTTTAAATCGATCAATGACCGCTTTGGGCACGCCGGAGGTGATGCGGCGCTGCTGTCCTTTACCCGCGCCATTACTGGCGATCTGCGCGATAACGATTTGTTTGGCCGCATGGGGGGTGAAGAATTTGCGATCGTCGCACCCATTGCGCAACAGCAGGATGCGCTATCGCTGGCCGAACGTCTGCGTCACCGAGTTGAAATTGAATCCATCAACATGCCCGCAGGCGCTGCTTTACAGATCACCGTCAGCATCGGTATGGTCACCTGCATCGGCGGTTCCGGACAAAATCTGGACAACCTGCTGAAAATCGCCGATCTGGCGGTCTATAAAGCCAAAAATAGCGGCCGCAACCGGGTCGCCACGCCAGAACTCCTGCCGCACCATTCCACCGAGATCTAA
- the ybaA gene encoding Uncharacterized conserved protein — MKYVDGFVVAVPAANKEAYQKLAAAAAPLFKEFGATRVVECWGNDVPDGKLTDFRGAVKAEADEVVVFSWIEYPSKEVRDDANQKMMADPRMKALGDQMPFDGKRMIFGGFEPILDQ, encoded by the coding sequence ATGAAATATGTTGATGGTTTTGTAGTGGCGGTGCCGGCCGCCAATAAGGAGGCGTATCAAAAACTGGCCGCCGCGGCTGCACCGCTGTTTAAAGAGTTTGGGGCTACGCGGGTCGTCGAATGCTGGGGCAATGATGTTCCCGACGGAAAACTCACTGACTTTCGCGGTGCGGTTAAGGCCGAGGCCGACGAAGTGGTGGTGTTCAGTTGGATCGAATACCCGTCAAAAGAGGTTCGCGATGACGCCAACCAGAAGATGATGGCCGATCCGCGCATGAAAGCGCTCGGCGATCAAATGCCGTTTGACGGTAAACGTATGATCTTCGGCGGCTTCGAACCTATCCTGGACCAGTAG